TATAACTGATTATAGAATATCCACAAAGCTATTTACTTTTCTAATACACAACACGTGCAGTACCGTTACAGAAAATCAACTATACAACCAGTTTAGTTGCCAAAGCACTTTCCTCTCACCTGACAGTGCTTCGATAGGCTggctggaggggtggagggtggccACGGGGATCACCTCGGGACCCCCGTCACAGTCGATGAGGCCCTGGTTGCGGCCCTCTGCGTCGATGAGGGGCCGACCCTTGGAGTTGACACCCAGGTCAATGAGCTCCTCGAAGCTCCAGGGGCCAGGCTTACCGTTGAGCCCCGGGGCCAGCTTGTTAGAGTCCTCGTTCAGGAACTCTGAGCCTTCTACCAGGCGACCTTTAGGCACTGGactggaaggggagggagagagacagtcagtatAAGGAAGGCGTCGAGTGAGTAAGTGAAAGACACTTAAAGCCAAAATAGTCCTACATCAGTTTCATTGTGCTTCATGTATTTgggagtgtgtgtttttgtgtcatACTTAACAGCCAGGGAATCCTCAGCGCTGGTTCCGTTGTTGTTCTCCTTGTCGTCCGCCTCTGGCTTCCAGTTCACGCTGCCCAGCGGCTCCCTACGCTCTCCCATTGGCTCACTGCGGGTCATGCCACGCCCCTCGTCCATGCAGTCCGTCTCCATGGCGACATCTCCGGTCTGGGCTGACTCGTCGTCTGCGGAGACGAAACAAGCAGATGACTCAATTTGCACACGTACACAGGGAGTGGTGTCTGTGCAAACAGACAGGCCATTCAGTGTACACACACGGATGGTGGACAGTTACCCTTGGCTTCTTCTTCGTCACCCTCCTCGTCTCCCTCATCATAATCTCTCTAAACAGGACACATTAACAGAGTACTGGTCAAAATATCCATCAACAAGTAGGTGCAAGGACTACTGGGTGTTCTTATCCAAGGCGACTGACTTAAGTATTGGAGAAATTCCTGTTGCCATGGAGAGATCAGAGCTTGAGAAATGTGAACTCACTTTTTCTAGGTCCCCTTTTCTGGTTCTCTTCATGATCTCCTCAATTCGCTGCAAGTAAGAGTGACAGGACGGTTCATGTCAAGAACCGCTGGCAAATTACACCCTGCAGACACTCAATGTAATGTAATACAAGTTAATGACAGTCGATTTGATTGGACTGCTTTAAAACTCAAGTGTTGGTATATAGTGAGTGGATGTAGGGGGTATTTTCACTGAGTGTGCATACTTAATGTACATAATGAACATGTTACTGAGACcatagtgaatgcatacagtgtGTATGATAAAGTGTGCAAGCTGAATGGTGATTCTCCACCCACCTTCTTCCTCTCCATGCGTTCCTGTTGGTTCTGGGccatgaccctctctctctcaatgcggACCTTCTCTGCCTCAATTGCAGCCTGTGCCTCCGCCTCTTCACGCTGTGATTGGACAAACATGTTGCCAATCACACAAGCAGACAATCAATTAGATCAACACAAGACTAAAAGCATTTGTCCGTACCTCTTTCTGTAGCTCAGCCTGTCTCACGGCCTCCTCTACCTCcagtctttctctgtctgcctccGCCATAAGAgcgtcctcctcctctttcttcttcctctcctccgccagcctcttctcctcctccaggcGTTTCAACCGATCCTCCTCGGCCAAGCGTTTGTCCTCCTCCTTCCTCAGCCTATAGATAACGAGATATGGCCGGTCAATTTCcccccagagagagaaagagattataGTAGCCTCGTCTGGTTCctcacttctcctcctcctctctcagaaCTCTGagtgcctcctccctctccttcttctccctcgCCAAACGACGGTTCTCGGCCAGGATCATGGCAGCCTCTGCAGCAGAGTTGGTGCCCGCCATGGACTTGTCTAAGAgccagagaggagacacacaagAGTTTAGTTCGACCAATCTTAGCTAATATATTGGTTCACTAATAACAAAGTTTCAAAGCATAGCCAACACGATACAGGAGCCATAGCATCAAACACTCCATATAGAACTCTACTACTATAGAGCACattgagaggagaatgagaactataggttgagagagggagatcgatgaaaaagatagagagaaagatggagcaAGGGAGAGAAACAAAAGGTTGGGATCCGATTTCAAATGACAGTCTGTGGCTGCTGGTCATAAAGCGCTTTCTGTGTCCTACTGCAGACAATCCTATTGATAGCAGCGAGTCCCTGCAGCACATGCAGTATCCATTAACCCTCTCCTAATGAGttctacagtagtagtacaggACTCTCACCAGAAGGGGGCACGAGACATCTCTAGGGCTAACAGGATGTAACTACGGCTGGGAGGGAGTTAATGGCTGTGCTGGTATACAGCTAGCTACAGACCAACTTTCTGCTGCTGCCATGTCAGTTTCCCTTGCTAATGAACAGCAGaggaacacactaaacacactggtgaAACTTAGGAATTAAGCTATAGATCATTTATATACATCAGGATAGAGGACAGAGCAGAGGCTACTATGAGCCAAACAGATGTTCTTTATTACTCAGTTCACATATAGTACAGGGTTTCCAACCCACTGCTTCAGGGACTCACAGTACAGGCCCTGGCTCTCATTATCAGACGAAAGTGAGTCTCAAGACTGAGACTGTTGGTGTTTTTTCCTGCTTGATCAGAGCACGACATGTCATGACTGTGGTACTGACAGAAGGAAATGGGATCTCAGTGAGGTTGGAGGTCCTCTTCACTCACCGTCCTTGTCTTTGGTCTTACTGGAGGTGGTATGAGTAGGGGTGGGTGTTGTGCTGGTCTGAGGAGCCTCTGGGGACTGGGGCACCACAGGCTGGATGGGACACAGGTCCTTTGGCTTGGAGTCCCTCTTCCGCAGGGTTGGGGGGCCGGTGGGGGTGAGGGCCGGTCTCTGGATGGGTGGAGGTTTGGCCGAGGTGGGCTGGGGGGACGGGGGCTTGGCCGAGCTAAACTGAGGGGATGAGGGGCGATGTTTGATACCCCCAGGTGACGAGGGACGGTTACGTGGGCTTGGCCTGTAGAGGGGAGACCAGATTAATGACGGTTTTATAAAATTATCCAACAGCTGAGCAATATCAACCGTACACAATTAAACACAGGAAATATTGGATATAGTCCAAACGTTTTCTCAGGGAGAGATGTGGTGTCTTACTTTGCACTGGGGGAGGGGGTTCTCTTGCTCGCTGGGAGGGGGGCGGGGGAGGGCGAGCGGTGGCGTCCCGCGATGTTGGAGGGCGAGGCGGGACGTTTCCCTCCGGGCGATGAGAACCTTTTCTCCTTCTGTCGTTCCACAAAGAGATAGTGAGAGAAGAGGGACGATTCAGTCCATTACATCAGATCCTCCAAATGTTATATTTTATCATCTCTAAAATAACACATGAAATTTTTTAAATCTAATATAAAAAGTTACATGTAGGCTATAACATTTTATTCATTTCGTGTCATGCAGGGTTTTATCTGGATCAAAAGGGGCTTAGGTGGTGTGTGTGGCATGGGGGTACATAAATCCATCTGGTTTTAGTCATTACGGTTTACACAGAGTGTTTATTTAATCCCACAAAAAAATGTTCTACAATTAAAAACACTGGAATTAGTCGGCTTGACAGAACGTTTAGGCAGCCCGCCCAAGCATTTCAATGGCCGAAAAAATCTGTCATGTATTTTGGTTCCACGTTAAGTGCATAATGGCGCCCCACCACTAAAATCTCTCATGAGAACACAGTGGAACACAAGTGGGTCAATAAACATGGAGTGACCAGATACCACCTGATCAATGAGTCTCCCTCCCATGTGGTCTGTGTCATGGACAGTCTCCCTCCCATGTGGTCTGTGTCATGGACAGTCTCCCTCCCATGTGGTCTGTGTCATGGActgtctccctcccatccccacTGCAGCACACATCAGTCTTTAAATAATGTCACAGGACTGACAGTCACTGTGAAGGTTACCGTGTGGGCCTGTCTGTTTCAAATGCATCTATTTTTAAAAAGCCCACGTGCCATGGGACGGGGGTCTGAAAACATGCTGATGGCGCAGCAAGTTCATCCAAAATTTGTGTCCAAAATTTGACtggtactacacacacacacacacacacacacacacacacacacacacacaaaccaaaatTATAAAatgcaacatataaagtgttggtcccattttccatgagctgaaatactGTAAAAGagcagacattttccatacacacaaaaagctttttGTTATCAAATTGTGTACACATTtgtctgttagtgagcatttctcctttgccaagatatccATCTACCCGACAGGTGTAACATTAtgaagcatgatcattacacagtgcaccttgtgctggggacaataaaaaggccactataaaatgtgcagttgtcacaacacATTGCCACTgatttgagggagcatgcaattggcatgctgactgcaggaatgtccaacagagcggttgccagagaatgtaatgtttatTTCTTTCGACCAtgagccacctccaacgtcattttagacaGATTGTAAGTACGtctaaccagcctcacaaccatgtgtaaccacggcagcccaggacctttacatccggcttcttcacaaGCGGGATTGTCTGACAGGggatgctgaggagtatttctgtctgtaataaagctctactgtggggaaaactaattctgattggctgggcatggctcccgagtgggtggacctggctcccaagtggctgcgcccctgcccagtcatgtgaaatccatagattagggcctaattaatttatttatattgactgatttccttctatgaactaactgagtaaaaaaaaagaaagtccatgttgtgtttatatttttgttcagagagAGTATATATCACAGCTCTGGAAAAAATAACTGTACAACCACTAAAATGATCAGTTTCTCTGGATTTACTATTTATAGGCATGTGTTTGGGTGAaattaaaatgtttttgttttattctataaactactgacaacatttctACCAAATACAAATAGTCATTTAGAGCATTTACttgcagaaaatgacaactggtcaaaataacaaaaaaaggATGTCAGACCTCGGACGATGCAAAGAAAATAAGTTAATTTCCATTTTTAAACACAATACTaatactaatgttttaacttAAAATCAATATTTGGTGGAATAACCTTGATTTTCAAATCACTACTTTCATGCGTCTTGGCATGCtctccaccagtctttcacattgatgttgggtgACTTTATGCAACTCCTGGCGCAAAAATTCAAAGAGCTCGGCTTTGTTTGATGGCTTGTGaccatccatcttcctcttgatcacattccagaggttttcaatggggttcaggtctggagttGGGCTGGCCATgccagggtcttgatctggtggtccTCCATCCACACCTTGATTGACTTGGCTGTGAGGCATGgcgcattgtcctgctggaaaaacCAATCCTCAGAGTTTTGGAACATTGTCTGAGCAGAAGGAAGCACGTTTTCTTCCAGGACAACCTTGTAAGTGGCTTGATTCATGTGTCCTTCACAAATCTTCCTGACTCCAGCACCCCCAGATCATCTCcgatcctccaccaaatttcacaGCGGGTGCGGTACTTGGTGAGGCCTACCAGCCACAGTGAAATTTGGTCGAGGATCCGTGATGACCTGGGGGTGCTTCAGCAAGGCTGGGATCAATGTGAGACTGGTGGAGAGCATGCCAAGAAAGCTGTGATTGAAAATCAGGGTTATTCCACCAAATATTGATTTCCGAACTCTTCCTAAGTTAAAAcagtattgtgttgtttaaaaataaatattaaactttgacaattttctgcaaataaatgaCTAATATTTTTATTTGGGAGAAATGgtcagtagtttatagaataaaacaaaacaaagtgTTTCTTACCCAAACACATATctataaatacactgctcaaaaaaataaagggaacacttaaacaacacaatgtaactccaaatcaatcacacttctgtgaaatcaaactgtccacttaggaagcaacactgattgacaataaatttcacatactgttgtgcaaatggaatagacaacaggtggaaattataggcaattagcaagacacccccaataaaggaatggttctgcaggtgataaccacagaccacctcagttcctatgcttcctggctgatgttttggtcacttttgaatgctggcggtgccttcactctagtggtagcatgagactgagtctacaacccacacaggtagtggctcaggtagtgcagctcatccaggatggcacatcaatgggagctgtggcaaggtttgcagtgtctgtcagcgtagtgtccagagcatggaggcgctaccaggagacaggccagtacatcaggagatgtggatgAGGCCGTAGGAGgtcaacaacccagcagcaggacctctacctctgcctttgtgcaagaaggagcaggaggagcactgccagagccctgcaaaatgacctccagcagaccacaaatgtgcatgtggcagctcaaacggtcagaaacagactccatgagggtggtatgagggcccgtggtatttgccagagaacaccacgattggcaaattcgccactg
This DNA window, taken from Oncorhynchus gorbuscha isolate QuinsamMale2020 ecotype Even-year linkage group LG13, OgorEven_v1.0, whole genome shotgun sequence, encodes the following:
- the LOC123993336 gene encoding ensconsin-like isoform X2, coding for MAEGATSLKELRAQMAASAQAQAEERRSLAGNSPVPASPATANTPPNTTAAKSPRPVIDGAALRIDDRLRVAKERREEADRQQAAKDSQILDRERKAKLQVERQMEERQKKLDEQRRKEEQRRSAVEEKRKQKQEEEKEHYEAVMRRTLERSQRVEQRQKRWSWGGLSESDNRSGDPDAGAASPVAIVISPASPEKPHRTQQSAVDKRSTSTMNLKQLSEAGINKRLSSSSATLINSPDKSARVRSSSLNRLPRNDKIDLYTQPNKEGRKKLQVEQTGPSLKKRSSSLTRAGGGKTQTPSKLDKGTTDDQARKPLASPVDGGFLSRLLTPTQASLARSKSAAALSAEGGDAPASASPLHPVQRGPLRSRSIDRQKSATLPTSASADQVDPSLKEKRFSSPGGKRPASPSNIAGRHRSPSPAPLPASKRTPSPSAKPSPRNRPSSPGGIKHRPSSPQFSSAKPPSPQPTSAKPPPIQRPALTPTGPPTLRKRDSKPKDLCPIQPVVPQSPEAPQTSTTPTPTHTTSSKTKDKDDKSMAGTNSAAEAAMILAENRRLAREKKEREEALRVLREEEEKLRKEEDKRLAEEDRLKRLEEEKRLAEERKKKEEEDALMAEADRERLEVEEAVRQAELQKEREEAEAQAAIEAEKVRIERERVMAQNQQERMERKKRIEEIMKRTRKGDLEKRDYDEGDEEGDEEEAKDDESAQTGDVAMETDCMDEGRGMTRSEPMGERREPLGSVNWKPEADDKENNNGTSAEDSLAVNPVPKGRLVEGSEFLNEDSNKLAPGLNGKPGPWSFEELIDLGVNSKGRPLIDAEGRNQGLIDCDGGPEVIPVATLHPSSQPIEALSEM
- the LOC123993336 gene encoding MAP7 domain-containing protein 2-like isoform X11; protein product: MAEGATSLKELRAQMAASAQAQAEERRSLAGNSPVPASPATANTPPNTTAAKSPRPVIDGAALRIDDRLRVAKERREEADRQQAAKDSQILDRERKAKLQVERQMEERQKKLDEQRRKEEQRRSAVEEKRKQKQEEEKEHYEAVMRRTLERSQRVEQRQKRWSWGGLSESDNRSGDPDAGAASPVAIVISPASPEKPHRTQQSAVDKRSTSTMNLKQLSEAGINKRLSSSSATLINSPDKKCHLCPRSASASPLHPVQRGPLRSRSIDRQKSATLPTSASADQVDPSLKEKRFSSPGGKRPASPSNIAGRHRSPSPAPLPASKRTPSPSAKPSPRNRPSSPGGIKHRPSSPQFSSAKPPSPQPTSAKPPPIQRPALTPTGPPTLRKRDSKPKDLCPIQPVVPQSPEAPQTSTTPTPTHTTSSKTKDKDDKSMAGTNSAAEAAMILAENRRLAREKKEREEALRVLREEEEKLRKEEDKRLAEEDRLKRLEEEKRLAEERKKKEEEDALMAEADRERLEVEEAVRQAELQKEREEAEAQAAIEAEKVRIERERVMAQNQQERMERKKRIEEIMKRTRKGDLEKRDYDEGDEEGDEEEAKDDESAQTGDVAMETDCMDEGRGMTRSEPMGERREPLGSVNWKPEADDKENNNGTSAEDSLAVNPVPKGRLVEGSEFLNEDSNKLAPGLNGKPGPWSFEELIDLGVNSKGRPLIDAEGRNQGLIDCDGGPEVIPVATLHPSSQPIEALSEM
- the LOC123993336 gene encoding ensconsin-like isoform X7, whose amino-acid sequence is MAEGATSLKELRAQMAASAQAQAEERRSLAGNSPVPASPATANTPPNTTAAKSPRPVIDGAALRIDDRLRVAKERREEADRQQAAKDSQILDRERKAKLQVERQMEERQKKLDEQRRKEEQRRSAVEEKRKQKQEEEKEHYEAVMRRTLERSQRVEQRQKRWSWGGLSESDNRSGDPDAGAASPVAIVISPASPEKPHRTQQSAVDKRSTSTMNLKQLSEAGINKRLSSSSATLINSPDKTRKPLASPVDGGFLSRLLTPTQASLARSKSAAALSAEGGDAPECHLCPRSASASPLHPVQRGPLRSRSIDRQKSATLPTSASADQVDPSLKEKRFSSPGGKRPASPSNIAGRHRSPSPAPLPASKRTPSPSAKPSPRNRPSSPGGIKHRPSSPQFSSAKPPSPQPTSAKPPPIQRPALTPTGPPTLRKRDSKPKDLCPIQPVVPQSPEAPQTSTTPTPTHTTSSKTKDKDDKSMAGTNSAAEAAMILAENRRLAREKKEREEALRVLREEEEKLRKEEDKRLAEEDRLKRLEEEKRLAEERKKKEEEDALMAEADRERLEVEEAVRQAELQKEREEAEAQAAIEAEKVRIERERVMAQNQQERMERKKRIEEIMKRTRKGDLEKRDYDEGDEEGDEEEAKDDESAQTGDVAMETDCMDEGRGMTRSEPMGERREPLGSVNWKPEADDKENNNGTSAEDSLAVNPVPKGRLVEGSEFLNEDSNKLAPGLNGKPGPWSFEELIDLGVNSKGRPLIDAEGRNQGLIDCDGGPEVIPVATLHPSSQPIEALSEM
- the LOC123993336 gene encoding ensconsin-like isoform X12; translated protein: MAEGATSLKELRAQMAASAQAQAEERRSLAGNSPVPASPATANTPPNTTAAKSPRPVIDGAALRIDDRLRVAKERREEADRQQAAKDSQILDRERKAKLQVERQMEERQKKLDEQRRKEEQRRSAVEEKRKQKQEEEKEHYEAVMRRTLERSQRVEQRQKRWSWGGLSESDNRSGDPDAGAASPVAIVISPASPEKPHRTQQSAVDKRSTSTMNLKQLSEAGINKRLSSSSATLINSPDKTSASPLHPVQRGPLRSRSIDRQKSATLPTSASADQVDPSLKEKRFSSPGGKRPASPSNIAGRHRSPSPAPLPASKRTPSPSAKPSPRNRPSSPGGIKHRPSSPQFSSAKPPSPQPTSAKPPPIQRPALTPTGPPTLRKRDSKPKDLCPIQPVVPQSPEAPQTSTTPTPTHTTSSKTKDKDDKSMAGTNSAAEAAMILAENRRLAREKKEREEALRVLREEEEKLRKEEDKRLAEEDRLKRLEEEKRLAEERKKKEEEDALMAEADRERLEVEEAVRQAELQKEREEAEAQAAIEAEKVRIERERVMAQNQQERMERKKRIEEIMKRTRKGDLEKRDYDEGDEEGDEEEAKDDESAQTGDVAMETDCMDEGRGMTRSEPMGERREPLGSVNWKPEADDKENNNGTSAEDSLAVNPVPKGRLVEGSEFLNEDSNKLAPGLNGKPGPWSFEELIDLGVNSKGRPLIDAEGRNQGLIDCDGGPEVIPVATLHPSSQPIEALSEM
- the LOC123993336 gene encoding ensconsin-like isoform X9, producing MAEGATSLKELRAQMAASAQAQAEERRSLAGNSPVPASPATANTPPNTTAAKSPRPVIDGAALRIDDRLRVAKERREEADRQQAAKDSQILDRERKAKLQVERQMEERQKKLDEQRRKEEQRRSAVEEKRKQKQEEEKEHYEAVMRRTLERSQRVEQRQKRWSWGGLSESDNRSGDPDAGAASPVAIVISPASPEKPHRTQQSAVDKRSTSTMNLKQLSEAGINKRLSSSSATLINSPDKTRKPLASPVDGGFLSRLLTPTQASLARSKSAAALSAEGGDAPASASPLHPVQRGPLRSRSIDRQKSATLPTSASADQVDPSLKEKRFSSPGGKRPASPSNIAGRHRSPSPAPLPASKRTPSPSAKPSPRNRPSSPGGIKHRPSSPQFSSAKPPSPQPTSAKPPPIQRPALTPTGPPTLRKRDSKPKDLCPIQPVVPQSPEAPQTSTTPTPTHTTSSKTKDKDDKSMAGTNSAAEAAMILAENRRLAREKKEREEALRVLREEEEKLRKEEDKRLAEEDRLKRLEEEKRLAEERKKKEEEDALMAEADRERLEVEEAVRQAELQKEREEAEAQAAIEAEKVRIERERVMAQNQQERMERKKRIEEIMKRTRKGDLEKRDYDEGDEEGDEEEAKDDESAQTGDVAMETDCMDEGRGMTRSEPMGERREPLGSVNWKPEADDKENNNGTSAEDSLAVNPVPKGRLVEGSEFLNEDSNKLAPGLNGKPGPWSFEELIDLGVNSKGRPLIDAEGRNQGLIDCDGGPEVIPVATLHPSSQPIEALSEM
- the LOC123993336 gene encoding MAP7 domain-containing protein 2-like isoform X14, translated to MAEGATSLKELRAQMAASAQAQAEERRSLAGNSPVPASPATANTPPNTTAAKSPRPVIDGAALRIDDRLRVAKERREEADRQQAAKDSQILDRERKAKLQVERQMEERQKKLDEQRRKEEQRRSAVEEKRKQKQEEEKEHYEAVMRRTLERSQRVEQRQKRWSWGGLSESDNRSVDKRSTSTMNLKQLSEAGINKRLSSSSATLINSPDKKCHLCPRSASASPLHPVQRGPLRSRSIDRQKSATLPTSASADQVDPSLKEKRFSSPGGKRPASPSNIAGRHRSPSPAPLPASKRTPSPSAKPSPRNRPSSPGGIKHRPSSPQFSSAKPPSPQPTSAKPPPIQRPALTPTGPPTLRKRDSKPKDLCPIQPVVPQSPEAPQTSTTPTPTHTTSSKTKDKDDKSMAGTNSAAEAAMILAENRRLAREKKEREEALRVLREEEEKLRKEEDKRLAEEDRLKRLEEEKRLAEERKKKEEEDALMAEADRERLEVEEAVRQAELQKEREEAEAQAAIEAEKVRIERERVMAQNQQERMERKKRIEEIMKRTRKGDLEKRDYDEGDEEGDEEEAKDDESAQTGDVAMETDCMDEGRGMTRSEPMGERREPLGSVNWKPEADDKENNNGTSAEDSLAVNPVPKGRLVEGSEFLNEDSNKLAPGLNGKPGPWSFEELIDLGVNSKGRPLIDAEGRNQGLIDCDGGPEVIPVATLHPSSQPIEALSEM
- the LOC123993336 gene encoding ensconsin-like isoform X10; this encodes MAEGATSLKELRAQMAASAQAQAEERRSLAGNSPVPASPATANTPPNTTAAKSPRPVIDGAALRIDDRLRVAKERREEADRQQAAKDSQILDRERKAKLQVERQMEERQKKLDEQRRKEEQRRSAVEEKRKQKQEEEKEHYEAVMRRTLERSQRVEQRQKRWSWGGLSESDNRSVDKRSTSTMNLKQLSEAGINKRLSSSSATLINSPDKTRKPLASPVDGGFLSRLLTPTQASLARSKSAAALSAEGGDAPECHLCPRSASASPLHPVQRGPLRSRSIDRQKSATLPTSASADQVDPSLKEKRFSSPGGKRPASPSNIAGRHRSPSPAPLPASKRTPSPSAKPSPRNRPSSPGGIKHRPSSPQFSSAKPPSPQPTSAKPPPIQRPALTPTGPPTLRKRDSKPKDLCPIQPVVPQSPEAPQTSTTPTPTHTTSSKTKDKDDKSMAGTNSAAEAAMILAENRRLAREKKEREEALRVLREEEEKLRKEEDKRLAEEDRLKRLEEEKRLAEERKKKEEEDALMAEADRERLEVEEAVRQAELQKEREEAEAQAAIEAEKVRIERERVMAQNQQERMERKKRIEEIMKRTRKGDLEKRDYDEGDEEGDEEEAKDDESAQTGDVAMETDCMDEGRGMTRSEPMGERREPLGSVNWKPEADDKENNNGTSAEDSLAVNPVPKGRLVEGSEFLNEDSNKLAPGLNGKPGPWSFEELIDLGVNSKGRPLIDAEGRNQGLIDCDGGPEVIPVATLHPSSQPIEALSEM
- the LOC123993336 gene encoding ensconsin-like isoform X3; the encoded protein is MAEGATSLKELRAQMAASAQAQAEERRSLAGNSPVPASPATANTPPNTTAAKSPRPVIDGAALRIDDRLRVAKERREEADRQQAAKDSQILDRERKAKLQVERQMEERQKKLDEQRRKEEQRRSAVEEKRKQKQEEEKEHYEAVMRRTLERSQRVEQRQKRWSWGGLSESDNRSVDKRSTSTMNLKQLSEAGINKRLSSSSATLINSPDKSARVRSSSLNRLPRNDKIDLYTQPNKEGRKKLQVEQTGPSLKKRSSSLTRAGGGKTQTPSKLDKGTTDDQARKPLASPVDGGFLSRLLTPTQASLARSKSAAALSAEGGDAPECHLCPRSASASPLHPVQRGPLRSRSIDRQKSATLPTSASADQVDPSLKEKRFSSPGGKRPASPSNIAGRHRSPSPAPLPASKRTPSPSAKPSPRNRPSSPGGIKHRPSSPQFSSAKPPSPQPTSAKPPPIQRPALTPTGPPTLRKRDSKPKDLCPIQPVVPQSPEAPQTSTTPTPTHTTSSKTKDKDDKSMAGTNSAAEAAMILAENRRLAREKKEREEALRVLREEEEKLRKEEDKRLAEEDRLKRLEEEKRLAEERKKKEEEDALMAEADRERLEVEEAVRQAELQKEREEAEAQAAIEAEKVRIERERVMAQNQQERMERKKRIEEIMKRTRKGDLEKRDYDEGDEEGDEEEAKDDESAQTGDVAMETDCMDEGRGMTRSEPMGERREPLGSVNWKPEADDKENNNGTSAEDSLAVNPVPKGRLVEGSEFLNEDSNKLAPGLNGKPGPWSFEELIDLGVNSKGRPLIDAEGRNQGLIDCDGGPEVIPVATLHPSSQPIEALSEM
- the LOC123993336 gene encoding ensconsin-like isoform X8 produces the protein MAEGATSLKELRAQMAASAQAQAEERRSLAGNSPVPASPATANTPPNTTAAKSPRPVIDGAALRIDDRLRVAKERREEADRQQAAKDSQILDRERKAKLQVERQMEERQKKLDEQRRKEEQRRSAVEEKRKQKQEEEKEHYEAVMRRTLERSQRVEQRQKRWSWGGLSESDNRSGDPDAGAASPVAIVISPASPEKPHRTQQSAVDKRSTSTMNLKQLSEAGINKRLSSSSATLINSPDKSARVRSSSLNRLPRNDKIDLYTQPNKEGRKKLQVEQTECHLCPRSASASPLHPVQRGPLRSRSIDRQKSATLPTSASADQVDPSLKEKRFSSPGGKRPASPSNIAGRHRSPSPAPLPASKRTPSPSAKPSPRNRPSSPGGIKHRPSSPQFSSAKPPSPQPTSAKPPPIQRPALTPTGPPTLRKRDSKPKDLCPIQPVVPQSPEAPQTSTTPTPTHTTSSKTKDKDDKSMAGTNSAAEAAMILAENRRLAREKKEREEALRVLREEEEKLRKEEDKRLAEEDRLKRLEEEKRLAEERKKKEEEDALMAEADRERLEVEEAVRQAELQKEREEAEAQAAIEAEKVRIERERVMAQNQQERMERKKRIEEIMKRTRKGDLEKRDYDEGDEEGDEEEAKDDESAQTGDVAMETDCMDEGRGMTRSEPMGERREPLGSVNWKPEADDKENNNGTSAEDSLAVNPVPKGRLVEGSEFLNEDSNKLAPGLNGKPGPWSFEELIDLGVNSKGRPLIDAEGRNQGLIDCDGGPEVIPVATLHPSSQPIEALSEM
- the LOC123993336 gene encoding ensconsin-like isoform X6, translated to MAEGATSLKELRAQMAASAQAQAEERRSLAGNSPVPASPATANTPPNTTAAKSPRPVIDGAALRIDDRLRVAKERREEADRQQAAKDSQILDRERKAKLQVERQMEERQKKLDEQRRKEEQRRSAVEEKRKQKQEEEKEHYEAVMRRTLERSQRVEQRQKRWSWGGLSESDNRSGDPDAGAASPVAIVISPASPEKPHRTQQSAVDKRSTSTMNLKQLSEAGINKRLSSSSATLINSPDKSARVRSSSLNRLPRNDKIDLYTQPNKEGRKKLQVEQTGPSLKKRSSSLTRAGGGKTQTPSKLDKGTTDDQASASPLHPVQRGPLRSRSIDRQKSATLPTSASADQVDPSLKEKRFSSPGGKRPASPSNIAGRHRSPSPAPLPASKRTPSPSAKPSPRNRPSSPGGIKHRPSSPQFSSAKPPSPQPTSAKPPPIQRPALTPTGPPTLRKRDSKPKDLCPIQPVVPQSPEAPQTSTTPTPTHTTSSKTKDKDDKSMAGTNSAAEAAMILAENRRLAREKKEREEALRVLREEEEKLRKEEDKRLAEEDRLKRLEEEKRLAEERKKKEEEDALMAEADRERLEVEEAVRQAELQKEREEAEAQAAIEAEKVRIERERVMAQNQQERMERKKRIEEIMKRTRKGDLEKRDYDEGDEEGDEEEAKDDESAQTGDVAMETDCMDEGRGMTRSEPMGERREPLGSVNWKPEADDKENNNGTSAEDSLAVNPVPKGRLVEGSEFLNEDSNKLAPGLNGKPGPWSFEELIDLGVNSKGRPLIDAEGRNQGLIDCDGGPEVIPVATLHPSSQPIEALSEM